In Portunus trituberculatus isolate SZX2019 chromosome 22, ASM1759143v1, whole genome shotgun sequence, one DNA window encodes the following:
- the LOC123507307 gene encoding ras-related protein Rab-11B-like isoform X2: protein MGNRDDEYDYLFKVVLIGDSGVGKSNLLSRFTRNEFNLESKSTIGVEFATRSIEVDGKTIKAQIWDTAGQERYRAITSAYYRGAVGALLVYDIAKLLTYNNVERWLKELRDHADQNIVIMLVGNKSDLRHLRSVPTEEAKAFAEKEGLSFIETSALDSTNVETAFHNILTEIYRIVSRQQLPDSGTCEPPGGKTITVEPTEDTNRSTNNCCAR from the exons ATGGGAAACCGCGACGACGAGTACGATTATTTATTCAAAG tgGTACTAATTGGTGACTCTGGTGTGGGCAAGAGTAACCTCCTCTCAAGATTCACCAGGAATGAGTTTAATCTTGAGTCTAAATCCACGATCGGTGTTGAATTTGCCACTCGCAGCatagag GTTGATGGGAAGACAATTAAGGCACAGATTTGGGACACAGCTGGGCAGGAGCGTTACCGAGCCATTACCTCGGCTTACTACAGGGGTGCAGTGGGAGCCCTCTTAGTGTATGACATTGCCAAGCTTCTCACCTACAACAATGTTGAGCGCTGGCTGAAGGAACTGAGAGACCATGCTGACCAGAACATAGTCATTATGCTTGTTg GTAACAAGTCGGATCTGCGCCACCTGCGGTCAGTGCCCACCGAGGAGGCCAAGGCATTCGCTGAGAAGGAGGGCCTGTCCTTCATCGAAACCTCTGCGTTAGACTCCACCAATGTTGAGACTGCCTTCCACAACATCCTCACAG AAATCTACCGCATAGTGTCAAGGCAGCAGCTCCCTGACAGCGGCACGTGCGAGCCTCCTGGTGGGAAAACGATCACTGTTGAACCTACAGAGGATACTAATAGATCTACTAACAACTGCTGTGCCCGTTAG
- the LOC123507307 gene encoding ras-related protein Rab-11A-like isoform X1 encodes MGNRDDEYDYLFKVVLIGDSGVGKSNLLSRFTRNEFNLESKSTIGVEFATRSIEVDGKTIKAQIWDTAGQERYRAITSAYYRGAVGALLVYDIAKLLTYNNVERWLKELRDHADQNIVIMLVGNKSDLRHLRSVPTEEAKAFAEKEGLSFIETSALDSTNVETAFHNILTEIYRIVSQKQIRDPHDRDESPTADVKAIHVEPTVNAESVRRQCCQQ; translated from the exons ATGGGAAACCGCGACGACGAGTACGATTATTTATTCAAAG tgGTACTAATTGGTGACTCTGGTGTGGGCAAGAGTAACCTCCTCTCAAGATTCACCAGGAATGAGTTTAATCTTGAGTCTAAATCCACGATCGGTGTTGAATTTGCCACTCGCAGCatagag GTTGATGGGAAGACAATTAAGGCACAGATTTGGGACACAGCTGGGCAGGAGCGTTACCGAGCCATTACCTCGGCTTACTACAGGGGTGCAGTGGGAGCCCTCTTAGTGTATGACATTGCCAAGCTTCTCACCTACAACAATGTTGAGCGCTGGCTGAAGGAACTGAGAGACCATGCTGACCAGAACATAGTCATTATGCTTGTTg GTAACAAGTCGGATCTGCGCCACCTGCGGTCAGTGCCCACCGAGGAGGCCAAGGCATTCGCTGAGAAGGAGGGCCTGTCCTTCATCGAAACCTCTGCGTTAGACTCCACCAATGTTGAGACTGCCTTCCACAACATCCTCACAG AGATTTACAGGATTGTCTCCCAGAAGCAAATTCGCGACCCACATGACCGCGATGAGAGCCCCACTGCCGATGTTAAGGCCATACATGTGGAGCCAACTGTTAATGCGGAGAGTGTGCGCAGGCAGTGTTGTCAGCAGTAA